One Gadus morhua chromosome 1, gadMor3.0, whole genome shotgun sequence DNA segment encodes these proteins:
- the LOC115546418 gene encoding acid-sensing ion channel 1A-like, with translation MDLKVDSEEMDIRQPPSLQVFSRNSTLHGISHIFTYERVCVKRCLWLTFFLSSLACLLYVCVDRIHFYLEYPHVTKLDEVTTPMMVFPAVTFCNLNSFRFSRVTRNDLYHAGELLSLLNQRYEIRGLTPGGGECSGVPEAQSGPSTTSSRGPSTCGSSTTVRATTSATCCSPATFRGLECRAEDFKGREFPSSRPQKSL, from the exons ATGGATCTAAAAGTAGATTCCGAAGAAATGGACATCCGTCAACCTCCCTCTTTGCAGGTGTTCTCCCGCAACTCGACCCTGCACGGAATCTCTCACATCTTCACCTACGAACGCGTGTGCGTGAAGCGCTGCCTGTGGCTGACCTTCTTCCTCAGCTCCCTGGCGTGTCTGCTCTACGTGTGCGTGGACCGGATCCACTTCTATCTGGAGTACCCACACGTCACCAAGCTGGACGAGGTCACGACCCCAATGATGGTGTTCCCAGCCGTCACATTTTGCAACTTGAACTCGTTCCGCTTCAGTCGCGTCACCCGGAATGACCTGTACCACGCGGGGGAGCTGCTCTCACTCCTCAATCAGAG GTATGAGATCAGGGGACTTACACCTGGTGGAGGAGAATGTTCTGGAGTCCCTGAAGCTCAAAGCGGACCTTCCACAACTTCAAGCCGCGGCCCTTCAACATGCGGGAGTTCTACGACCGTACGGGCCACGACATCAGCGACATGCTGCTCTCCTGCCACTTTCAGGGGCTTGGAGTGCCGAGCGGAAGACTTCAAAGGTCGTGAGTTCCCCTCCTCGCGTCCGCAGAAGTCCCTATAG
- the spryd4 gene encoding SPRY domain-containing protein 4, whose translation MALHASVTHFSRLTGRIIGSLSVKCTRNSTLPATMRYISRSTGNSIQFRLDERTAHSSLDLFKKDTGVIYRMLGLDPSKVQDNPERFRDWAVVFGSEKITGGRHYWEVTVKKSQEFRLGVAEAKMAREDCVGTNTASWVFGYAQRKWSAMTSNKMVPLQLVGKPERVGVLLDYEAGLLALVDTERHKIIHSIRGRFRGPLCPAFGLWDGELLTHSGLEEPESLV comes from the exons ATGGCGCTGCACGCAAGTGTAACACATTTCTCTCGACTAACGGGACGAATTATTGGCTCCTTGTCAGTCAAATGCACGCGGAATTCAACCCTGCCCGCAACCATGCGGTATATATCCAGATCAACTGGAAATA GCATACAGTTCAGACTGGACGAGCGGACTGCACACAGCAGTCTGGACCTCTTCAAGAAGGACACAGGGGTCATCTACCGCATGCTGGGCCTCGACCCCAGCAAGGTCCAAGATAACCCCGAGCGCTTCCGCGACTGGGCCGTGGTGTTCGGCAGTGAGAAGATAACGGGTGGCCGTCACTACTGGGAAGTGACGGTCAAAAAGTCCCAAGAGTTTCGCCTGGGCGTGGCCGAGGCAAAGATGGCCCGGGAAGACTGCGTGGGCACCAACACCGCGTCCTGGGTGTTTGGTTACGCCCAGCGGAAGTGGTCCGCCATGACCAGCAACAAGATGGTCCCCTTGCAGCTCGTCGGGAAGCCTGAGCGCGTCGGTGTGCTGCTGGACTACGAGGCTGGCCTCCTGGCATTGGTGGACACTGAGAGACATAAGATCATCCACAGCATCAGGGGCCGCTTCAGGGGCCCTCTGTGTCCGGCCTTTGGACTTTGGGACGGGGAGTTGCTGACACACTCAGGCCTGGAGGAGCCAGAGAGCTTGGTGTGA
- the LOC115546147 gene encoding LOW QUALITY PROTEIN: glutaminase kidney isoform, mitochondrial-like (The sequence of the model RefSeq protein was modified relative to this genomic sequence to represent the inferred CDS: inserted 1 base in 1 codon), with protein sequence MHCIKGLRTTNRGILLLLKNAGNSARVGAENTALYRTHPGQLFWWSSASQLQRSFHQTTHKEEQRGKNRLIHGLEDLLFYTITDGKDQIPLPQFISALRKTGLLTTDPRLRDCISLIRQFKGEASGPVIMDQKLFKKCIGSSIILLTQAFKKKFIIPDFLEFSQQINKLFDSAQKQDSGQVADYIPQLAKFSPDLWGVSLCTVDGQRHSVGDTKVPFCLQSCIKPLEYAIAIHELGSQHVHRYVDKEPSGLKFNKLSLNDEDKPHNPMVNAGAIVVSSLIKPVSKKAERFDHVMEYLKRTAGGEFVGFSNATFQSEKETGDRNYAIGYYLKEKKCFPDNADMTAALDFYFQLCSIEVNCESASVMAATLANGGICPITEERVLSAGAVRNTLSLMHSCGMYDFSGQFAFHVGLPAKSGVSGAVLLVVPNVMGMMCWSPPXDRLGNSVRGIHFCQELVSYFNFHNYDNLRHFTKKHDPRRRSDDDPHKSVVNLMFAAYGGDVSALRRFALSMVNMEDRDYDSRTALHVAAAEGHQDAVAFLTEVCKVNPQVKDRWGNTPLDDALQFGHSGVVTVLQEYQKGYSDTEAQPEAEEQKATLDTVKVVV encoded by the exons ATGCACTGCATTAAAGGTCTAAGGACCACTAATAGAGGGATTCTTCTGTTACTTAAAAATGCTGGAAACTCTGCCCGGGTTGGCGCTGAAAACACGGCGTTGTACAGGACACATCCCGGGCAGTTGTTCTGGTGGAGCTCAGCATCGCAGCTCCAGCGATCCTTTCATCAGACGACTCATAAAGAAGAACAACGGGGCAA AAACAGGTTGATACATGGCCTGGAGGACCTGCTCTTCTACACCATCACAGATGGCAAAGACCAAATCCCCCTGCCCCAGTTCATTTCT GCCCTGAGGAAGACGGGCCTGCTCACCACCGACCCGAGGCTGCGCGACTGCATCAGTTTGATCCGCCAGTTCAAAGGGGAGGCCAGCGGACCCGTCATCATGGACCAGAAGCTCTTCAAGAA GTGTATTGGCAGCAGCATCATACTACTGACCCAGGCCTTTAAAAAGAAATTCATTATCCCAGACTTTCTGGAATTTTCCCAGCAGATCAATAAGCTGTTCGACAGTGCTCAAAAGCAGGACTCAGGAcaa GTAGCCGACTACATTCCCCAGCTGGCCAAGTTCAGCCCCGATCTTTGGGGTGTTTCTCTATGCACAGTCGACGGGCAAAG ACATTCTGTGGGTGACACCAAGGTTCCGTTCTGTCTGCAGTCATGCATCAAGCCTCTCGAGTATGCCATCGCGATCCACGAGCTGGGCTCGCAGCACGTGCACCGCTACGTAGACAAGGAGCCCAGCGGCCTCAAGTTCAACAAGCTGTCGCTCAACGACGAAG ATAAGCCACACAACCCCATGGTGAATGCCGGAGCCATCGTAGTCAGCTCTCTAATAAAG CCTGTTTCAAAGAAGGCCGAGAGGTTTGACCAT GTTATGGAGTATTTGAAAAGAACAGCTGGTGGAGAGTTTGTGGGTTTCAGCAATGCAAC ATTTCAGTCAGAAAAGGAGACTGGAGACCGGAATTATGCAATTGGTTACTATCTCAAAGAGAAAAAG TGCTTTCCAGACAACGCAGACATGACGGCCGCCCTAGACTTCTACTTCCAG CTCTGCTCCATTGAGGTGAACTGTGAATCAGCAAGTGTCATGGCCGCCACATTGGCCAACGGGGGCATCTGTCCAATCACAGAAGAGCGTGTTCTGAGCGCGGGGGCTGTCCGGAACACCCTGAGCCTCATGCACTCTTGTGGCATGTACGACTTCTCCGGACAGTTTGCCTTCCAC GTGGGCCTGCCTGCTAAATCTGGTGTCTCTGGTgcggtgctgctggtggttcCTAATGTTATGGGAATGATGTGCTGGTCCCCAC TAGATCGCCTCGGCAACAGTGTTCGCGGTATTCACTTCTGTCAG GAACTGGTGTCATACTTCAACTTTCACAACTACGACAACCTGAGACACTTCACCAAGAAGCATGATCCGAGAAGACGGTCCGATGATGACCCA CACAAGTCTGTGGTCAACTTGATGTTCGCGGCCTACGGTGGGGACGTCTCGGCTCTCAGAAG gtTTGCTCTCTCTATGGTAAACATGGAGGACAGGGACTATGATTCTCGTACTGCCCTCCACGTCGCTGCTGCCGAAG GTCATCAGGATGCAGTCGCCTTTCTAACCGAAGTTTGTAAAGTCAACCCGCAAGTAAAAGACAG GTGGGGCAACACCCCTCTAGACGACGCCTTGCAGTTTGGCCACAGTGGCGTTGTTACCGTGCTGCAGGAGTACCAGAAGGGGTACTCTGACACAGAGGCCCAGCCTGAAGCTGAGGAGCAGAAGGCCACTTTGGACACCGTGAAGGTTGTGGTCTGA